One segment of Desulfosudis oleivorans Hxd3 DNA contains the following:
- the alaS gene encoding alanine--tRNA ligase, whose product MTGNEARKTFLDYFENQGHRVVRSSSLVPQADPTLLFVNAGMVQFKRVFMGEEKRDYTTATTSQKCVRAGGKHNDLENVGYTARHHTFFEMLGNFSFGDYFKERAIELAWDLLLNGYKLPEDKLSVSVFHEDDEAFSIWKDRIGLAESRIARLGEKDNFWSMGDTGPCGPCSEIYMDRGEKYGCGRPDCAPGCDCDRFMEIWNMVFMQYNRQASGELTPLPHPSIDTGMGLERICAVIQDRDTNYETDLFIPIIRGIEAASGKTYGQAPDMDVCMKVIADHSRAAAFLIGDGVLPSNEGKGYVLRRILRRAIRYGRQLGLTRPFLSRTAGTVFEVMAEPYPELKENASFITNVLENEEVRFSETLDNGLRLLSETLDGMAAKGESVIPGGVIFKLYDTYGFPVDIVRDVVREKMIGLDMEGFDAAMAEQKAKSRSVVDFSKQPEAYRNLSAKGMKTGFVGYAGLAAQATVLALVNGGSELETATAGQEIEIVTDTTPFYGASGGQMGDVGVITADGLEITVTDTIKDPTGLVIHKGQVASGTVKKGQTISLAVDEDRRRATAANHTATHLLHAALGGIVGDHVKQAGSMVSPDRMRFDFTHFSMLDRATLDRIEVFVNDRIRENRAVTISEMSMDQAMEQGATALFEEKYGDTVRVVAVDGVSKELCGGTHAQRTGDIGLFKILSEASVASGVRRIEAVTGAGAVAFVQEQMGILAEAAGMLKESPAALAARIQKLLAESRTMAKEIAGLKTSLATASMEGPKSDDAKTLNGVKVIARTVTADNPAALRDLADRLKDKLGSGVVVLGAAADGKAFLIVSVSRDLTGRFKAGDIVREAAAVVGGKGGGRPDMAQAGGPQPEHLEAAIQKACDMIGKG is encoded by the coding sequence ATGACGGGAAACGAGGCACGAAAAACGTTTCTGGACTATTTTGAAAACCAGGGCCACCGGGTGGTGCGCAGCTCCTCCCTGGTGCCCCAGGCCGATCCCACCCTGCTGTTTGTCAATGCCGGCATGGTGCAGTTCAAACGGGTGTTCATGGGCGAGGAGAAGCGGGACTACACCACCGCCACCACCTCCCAGAAATGCGTCCGGGCCGGGGGCAAGCACAACGACCTGGAAAATGTGGGATACACGGCCCGGCACCACACCTTTTTCGAGATGCTGGGTAATTTTTCGTTCGGCGACTACTTCAAGGAGCGGGCCATTGAGCTGGCCTGGGACCTGCTGCTCAACGGCTACAAACTGCCTGAAGACAAATTGTCGGTTTCCGTGTTTCACGAGGATGATGAGGCCTTTTCCATCTGGAAAGACAGAATCGGTCTGGCCGAGAGCCGGATCGCCCGGCTGGGGGAGAAGGACAACTTCTGGTCCATGGGCGACACCGGTCCCTGCGGACCGTGCAGTGAAATCTATATGGACCGGGGAGAGAAATACGGCTGCGGCCGGCCCGACTGCGCGCCCGGATGCGACTGCGACCGGTTCATGGAGATCTGGAACATGGTGTTCATGCAGTACAACCGCCAGGCCTCGGGCGAGCTGACGCCGCTGCCCCATCCGAGCATTGACACGGGCATGGGCCTGGAGCGGATCTGCGCGGTGATCCAGGACCGGGACACCAACTACGAGACTGACCTGTTTATTCCCATCATTCGTGGCATTGAGGCGGCTTCCGGCAAAACCTACGGCCAGGCTCCGGACATGGATGTGTGCATGAAGGTGATCGCGGACCACAGCCGGGCCGCGGCCTTTCTGATCGGCGACGGGGTCCTGCCCTCCAACGAGGGCAAGGGCTATGTGCTGCGCCGCATTCTGCGGCGGGCCATTCGCTACGGCCGCCAGCTCGGCCTGACCCGGCCATTTCTTTCCCGGACCGCCGGCACGGTGTTTGAAGTCATGGCCGAGCCTTACCCGGAACTCAAAGAGAACGCTTCTTTTATCACCAACGTGCTTGAAAACGAGGAGGTCCGGTTTTCTGAGACCCTGGACAACGGCCTGCGCCTGCTCTCCGAGACCCTGGACGGCATGGCGGCAAAGGGAGAGTCCGTCATTCCCGGCGGCGTGATCTTCAAGCTGTACGATACCTACGGGTTTCCGGTGGATATTGTGCGGGACGTGGTGCGGGAGAAAATGATCGGCCTGGACATGGAGGGGTTTGACGCGGCCATGGCTGAGCAGAAGGCCAAATCCCGGTCAGTAGTCGACTTTTCAAAGCAGCCAGAGGCCTACCGCAACCTTTCCGCAAAAGGGATGAAAACCGGTTTCGTGGGCTATGCCGGCCTGGCCGCCCAAGCCACGGTGCTGGCCCTGGTCAATGGCGGCAGTGAGTTGGAGACCGCAACCGCCGGCCAGGAGATTGAAATCGTGACCGATACCACGCCTTTTTACGGGGCGTCCGGTGGCCAGATGGGCGACGTGGGTGTCATCACCGCCGACGGCCTGGAAATAACAGTGACCGATACCATCAAGGACCCTACCGGCCTTGTCATTCACAAGGGGCAAGTGGCTTCCGGAACGGTGAAAAAGGGCCAGACCATTAGCCTGGCCGTGGATGAGGACCGGCGCCGGGCCACGGCCGCCAACCACACGGCCACCCACCTGCTGCACGCGGCCCTGGGCGGGATTGTGGGCGACCATGTGAAACAGGCCGGCTCCATGGTGTCGCCGGACCGGATGCGGTTTGACTTTACCCATTTTTCCATGCTGGACCGGGCCACCCTGGACCGTATCGAGGTGTTTGTCAACGACCGGATTCGGGAAAACCGGGCCGTGACCATCTCCGAGATGAGCATGGACCAGGCCATGGAACAGGGGGCTACGGCCCTGTTTGAGGAAAAATACGGAGACACGGTGCGTGTAGTCGCGGTTGATGGGGTGAGCAAGGAATTGTGCGGCGGCACCCATGCCCAACGGACCGGAGACATCGGCCTGTTCAAAATTCTTTCCGAAGCCAGCGTGGCTTCCGGGGTGCGCCGTATCGAAGCCGTGACCGGGGCCGGGGCTGTGGCCTTTGTTCAGGAACAGATGGGCATCCTTGCCGAAGCGGCCGGCATGCTTAAAGAGTCGCCGGCAGCTCTTGCGGCCCGCATTCAGAAGCTGCTGGCCGAGTCCAGGACCATGGCAAAAGAGATTGCCGGATTAAAGACTTCCCTTGCCACCGCCTCCATGGAGGGGCCGAAAAGCGACGACGCCAAAACCCTTAACGGGGTAAAGGTGATCGCCCGCACGGTGACGGCGGACAACCCGGCGGCCCTGCGGGATCTGGCCGACCGGCTCAAGGACAAGCTGGGCTCCGGCGTGGTGGTGCTGGGGGCAGCTGCCGACGGCAAGGCGTTTCTGATCGTGTCGGTGTCCAGGGATTTGACCGGCCGGTTCAAGGCCGGCGATATTGTGCGCGAGGCAGCGGCTGTTGTGGGCGGCAAGGGCGGTGGCCGGCCCGATATGGCCCAGGCCGGGGGCCCCCAGCCGGAGCACCTGGAGGCCGCCATTCAGAAGGCCTGCGACATGATTGGAAAAGGTTGA
- a CDS encoding ParA family protein, producing the protein MKKIISVVNQRQGAGKTATAVNLAVCLGLMEKSTLLVDFDPQGDASACLGVTPEQTSGNGIYQALAGRRTLADLERDTDFEFLKLVPAGIDLFAAEAEASAMAGKETFLRDLLAGADNADYVVVDTPSSMGFLTVSALAAAHVVVVPVQCHREALLHLGYLLKVVAKVRSGLNMGLRIGAVVFTRCDTMEDAYARVDADALKNMSSSVFVTTVAKFDGLQGPVAAADIMAKAFEDYFDLAARLIQE; encoded by the coding sequence ATGAAAAAGATTATCAGTGTCGTCAATCAGCGGCAGGGCGCGGGCAAAACCGCCACGGCGGTAAACCTTGCGGTCTGCCTGGGCCTGATGGAAAAATCCACCCTGCTGGTGGATTTTGATCCCCAGGGGGATGCCAGCGCCTGTCTGGGCGTAACCCCTGAGCAGACCTCCGGCAACGGCATCTACCAGGCCCTGGCCGGCCGGCGCACCCTTGCCGACCTGGAAAGGGACACAGATTTTGAATTTTTAAAGCTGGTGCCCGCCGGCATCGACCTGTTTGCCGCCGAAGCCGAGGCCTCGGCCATGGCGGGAAAAGAGACCTTTTTGCGGGACCTTCTGGCCGGCGCGGACAATGCGGATTATGTGGTTGTCGATACCCCGTCGTCCATGGGATTTCTCACTGTCAGCGCCCTGGCCGCGGCCCATGTCGTGGTGGTGCCGGTGCAGTGTCATCGGGAGGCCCTGCTGCACCTGGGATACCTGCTTAAGGTGGTGGCCAAAGTCCGAAGCGGCCTCAATATGGGCCTCAGGATCGGGGCTGTGGTGTTTACCCGGTGCGACACCATGGAAGACGCATATGCCCGGGTGGACGCCGACGCTTTAAAAAACATGAGCAGCAGCGTGTTTGTAACCACGGTTGCAAAGTTCGACGGGTTGCAGGGACCGGTTGCAGCCGCAGACATCATGGCAAAGGCGTTTGAGGACTATTTTGACCTGGCGGCCCGTTTGATTCAGGAATAA
- the mqnE gene encoding aminofutalosine synthase MqnE, protein METVLSDRRLLPVWEKVKNSVRLDAEDGMRLYESNDLAGIGGIADYVRKKRHGNKAFYVHNRHINYTNICVNRCLFCAYSKDKGDTGTYVLSPDQVGSDAKKPENAGVREFHIVGGINPDLPFDYYLDLIRALKKARPDATVKAFTAVEIDFIARMAGLSLEDTIAGLKAAGLAMLPGGGAEVLCDRVRQKLFAKKISAARWLEVMETVHRAGLVTNATLLYGHIETLEERVDHLLTLRRLQDTTGGFSAFIPLAFHSANTKLSALPPTTAYDDLKTIAVARLLLDNIDHIKAYWVMIGEKLAQVALSFGADDLDGTIIEERITHTAGATSAKGLTVSQLRHMVESAGFEAVERDSFYRPVPEEGGA, encoded by the coding sequence ATGGAAACAGTGCTCTCAGACCGCCGGCTTTTGCCGGTGTGGGAAAAGGTGAAAAACAGCGTACGGCTGGATGCCGAAGACGGCATGCGGCTTTACGAGAGCAACGACCTTGCCGGCATCGGCGGCATCGCCGATTATGTGCGCAAAAAACGCCACGGCAACAAGGCCTTCTACGTTCATAACCGCCACATCAACTACACCAACATCTGCGTCAACCGCTGCCTGTTCTGCGCCTATTCAAAGGACAAGGGCGATACCGGCACCTATGTGCTTTCTCCGGACCAGGTGGGCAGTGACGCAAAAAAACCGGAAAATGCCGGGGTCCGGGAGTTTCACATTGTGGGCGGAATCAACCCGGACCTGCCCTTTGATTATTACCTGGACCTGATCCGGGCTCTCAAAAAGGCCCGGCCCGATGCCACGGTCAAGGCCTTTACCGCCGTTGAGATCGACTTTATCGCCCGCATGGCCGGCCTCTCCCTGGAGGACACCATCGCCGGGCTGAAGGCGGCCGGCCTTGCCATGCTGCCCGGTGGCGGGGCCGAGGTGCTGTGCGACCGGGTGAGGCAGAAGCTTTTTGCCAAAAAAATTTCAGCGGCCCGTTGGCTGGAGGTGATGGAGACGGTGCACCGGGCCGGGCTGGTCACCAACGCAACGCTGCTGTACGGCCATATTGAGACCCTCGAAGAGCGGGTGGACCATCTGCTGACCCTGCGCCGGCTTCAGGACACCACCGGCGGGTTTTCCGCCTTTATTCCCCTGGCCTTTCACTCGGCCAACACAAAGCTTTCAGCACTTCCGCCTACCACCGCCTACGATGATTTAAAGACCATTGCCGTTGCCCGGCTGCTTCTGGACAACATCGATCATATCAAGGCCTACTGGGTGATGATCGGAGAAAAGCTGGCCCAGGTGGCGCTCTCCTTCGGCGCCGATGACCTGGACGGCACCATCATCGAGGAGCGGATCACCCACACGGCAGGGGCCACATCGGCAAAGGGACTGACGGTTTCCCAGCTGCGGCACATGGTTGAATCGGCCGGGTTCGAGGCTGTTGAGCGGGACTCGTTTTACCGGCCGGTGCCGGAAGAAGGGGGCGCCTGA
- the mqnC gene encoding cyclic dehypoxanthinyl futalosine synthase, which yields MDRLKPAIEKAMEGARLDIEEALALYTKADLLVLGQLAVRQRWRLRPEPVATFVVDRNINYTNICVSGCLFCAFHAAPGSAAGYVLSEAELKKKLDETVILGGTQVLLQGGMNPDLDLAYYKDLLKFIKSVSGLHIHGFSPPEIAFFSKQWGLSVEAVLGELVAAGLDSIPGGGAEILADEIRNKISPGKCDTATWLGVMETAHAIGLRSSATMMFGHVETPRHLIDHLLAIRDLQDRTSGFTAFIPWSFQPQNTRLKGTPASAVDYLKVVALSRLVLDNVPNIQASWVTQGDKISQVALGFGANDMGSTMIEENVVAAAGVRFRLPREAIIRLIEGAGLRAAQRDFFYRILQYH from the coding sequence ATGGACCGGCTGAAACCCGCAATCGAAAAAGCCATGGAAGGAGCCCGGCTGGACATCGAAGAGGCCCTGGCCCTTTATACGAAAGCCGACCTGCTTGTCCTGGGCCAGCTGGCGGTTCGGCAGCGGTGGCGGCTGCGGCCCGAGCCGGTGGCCACCTTTGTGGTGGACAGAAACATCAACTACACCAATATCTGCGTGTCCGGCTGCCTGTTCTGCGCCTTTCACGCGGCTCCGGGCAGCGCGGCCGGGTATGTGCTGTCCGAGGCGGAACTGAAAAAAAAGCTGGATGAGACCGTTATACTGGGCGGCACCCAGGTGCTGCTTCAGGGCGGCATGAACCCGGACCTGGACCTGGCCTATTACAAAGATCTGCTGAAGTTCATCAAGTCCGTATCCGGCCTCCATATTCACGGGTTTTCCCCGCCGGAGATCGCCTTTTTCTCAAAGCAGTGGGGGCTCTCCGTGGAGGCGGTGCTGGGGGAGCTTGTAGCCGCCGGCCTGGATTCGATTCCCGGCGGCGGGGCCGAAATTCTGGCCGATGAGATTCGCAACAAAATATCGCCGGGCAAGTGCGATACTGCCACCTGGCTGGGTGTGATGGAGACGGCCCACGCTATTGGCCTTCGGTCCTCGGCTACCATGATGTTCGGCCATGTTGAAACACCGCGCCACCTGATTGACCACCTGCTGGCGATCCGGGATCTTCAGGACCGCACCAGTGGTTTTACCGCCTTTATTCCCTGGAGCTTTCAGCCGCAAAACACCCGGCTGAAAGGAACCCCGGCGTCGGCCGTGGATTACCTGAAGGTGGTGGCCCTCTCCCGGCTGGTGCTGGACAATGTGCCCAACATTCAGGCGTCCTGGGTGACCCAGGGAGACAAGATCTCCCAGGTGGCCCTGGGGTTCGGCGCCAACGACATGGGCAGCACTATGATCGAAGAGAACGTGGTGGCTGCCGCCGGAGTCCGTTTCCGCCTGCCCAGGGAGGCCATCATCCGCCTCATTGAAGGGGCCGGGCTTCGAGCCGCCCAGCGGGACTTCTTTTATCGGATTCTGCAGTACCACTGA
- a CDS encoding tetratricopeptide repeat protein: MANSTFKRRLLQATALVVLVLAVYQPSLHNGFIWDDDAYVHQNLTLTSLDGLKRIWLSRSATPQYYPMVFSSFWVEYQIFGPEPMVFHLTNMMLHGINAILVWLILMRLGLPWAWLAAAVFALHPVNVESVAWISERKNVLSGLFALSSLLLLVRLYLTDTDKTVQTPPSPKKNAYALYGASFFLFILALLSKSVTCMMPVVFLVLVWWKRGKTPLGTIGATVPFFIAGIVAGINTSLVEKLHVGAQGADWEFNLLERMLIAGRALWFYAYKLIWPSEIMFTYPRWEIDSTAGWQYLFPAAVILLFAILFAAKNRVGRGPVAGVAIFAVTLFPALGFISYFPMLFSFVADHFQYLATIALITLVIQGLHRMTSTGRRRARTLAMGFCTLTLLALGVRTWQEQDKYKNLQALWEDTIRKNPDCYLALNNLGCVLMSQPDKLGQAYDIFAATLKMGLDYPETRFNLARTLFYKGDHEAAIRYYTDLLENSPEISPKLLVDVHYDMAMILVHRDQIEAAETHLRAALELKPFFPEGYNDLGVLLRRAEQFDKAIDAFSEALAMKPDYAEARYNLAQVLYDSGQAEKAMVHYNFLVHDETTGPDLLASIHNDLGVIYTRRHELEVAKDHLSRALCLAPDSPMFHNNLGLLMIKAGRKSTALESFSRAVVLDPDYAEARYQLALLSAETGDTAAAVSHYNYILSNAPAADNVNLLADVYNGMGNIYAEQNQTKKAIYYFKHALALKPDFAEVHNNMALTLLSLNRRQKAIDHFTRALAIQPGFTEAANSLVLTYSAAGAYDKALTVLKNLLAAAPDSAASISYNIACIHSIRGDLENAATWLNRAIDRGLRLQRLLETDPDLENIRKSQYYPGLLERMQKSTEK, from the coding sequence ATGGCGAACAGCACGTTCAAACGCAGGCTTCTTCAGGCGACGGCCCTGGTGGTCCTGGTGCTGGCCGTCTACCAGCCATCCCTGCACAATGGCTTTATCTGGGATGATGATGCCTACGTCCATCAAAACCTTACGCTGACAAGTCTTGACGGGCTGAAACGGATATGGCTGTCGCGGAGCGCCACGCCCCAGTACTACCCCATGGTCTTTTCCAGCTTCTGGGTCGAATACCAAATATTTGGACCGGAGCCGATGGTGTTTCACCTTACCAACATGATGCTGCACGGCATCAACGCCATCCTGGTCTGGCTGATCCTGATGCGGCTGGGCCTGCCCTGGGCATGGCTGGCGGCCGCTGTTTTTGCTTTGCACCCGGTCAACGTGGAGTCCGTGGCATGGATATCTGAACGCAAAAATGTGCTTTCCGGCCTTTTTGCGCTTTCCTCTCTTCTGCTTCTGGTCCGTCTTTATCTGACCGATACCGATAAAACCGTACAAACGCCCCCTTCTCCGAAGAAGAATGCGTATGCCCTCTATGGGGCTTCCTTTTTTCTTTTCATCCTTGCCCTGCTGAGCAAAAGCGTCACCTGCATGATGCCGGTGGTGTTCCTGGTCCTGGTCTGGTGGAAACGAGGCAAAACCCCGCTTGGCACAATCGGCGCGACAGTTCCTTTTTTTATCGCCGGCATCGTGGCGGGCATCAACACCAGCCTGGTGGAAAAGCTCCATGTGGGGGCACAGGGTGCGGATTGGGAGTTCAACCTTCTTGAACGGATGCTGATTGCCGGCAGGGCCCTGTGGTTTTACGCATACAAGTTAATCTGGCCGTCGGAGATAATGTTCACCTACCCTCGATGGGAGATTGATTCCACCGCCGGGTGGCAATACCTTTTTCCTGCTGCCGTTATTCTGCTTTTCGCGATTCTCTTTGCCGCAAAAAACCGCGTCGGCAGAGGGCCGGTTGCCGGCGTGGCCATATTTGCAGTGACACTGTTTCCGGCCCTTGGGTTTATCAGTTATTTCCCCATGCTTTTTTCCTTTGTGGCGGACCACTTTCAGTACCTGGCCACCATTGCTCTGATTACGCTCGTCATTCAAGGACTGCACCGCATGACCAGCACCGGGAGACGCCGGGCTCGAACTCTCGCGATGGGATTCTGTACTCTGACCCTTTTGGCGTTGGGGGTTCGCACCTGGCAGGAGCAGGACAAATACAAGAACCTGCAAGCCCTGTGGGAGGACACCATAAGAAAAAATCCCGACTGCTATCTGGCATTAAACAACCTGGGGTGCGTGCTGATGTCCCAGCCTGATAAGCTGGGCCAGGCCTATGACATTTTTGCAGCCACTCTGAAGATGGGGCTAGATTATCCCGAAACCCGTTTCAACCTGGCCCGCACGCTTTTTTATAAGGGCGACCATGAAGCGGCAATACGCTATTACACGGACCTGCTGGAGAATAGCCCGGAAATCTCACCCAAGCTGCTGGTGGATGTCCATTACGACATGGCAATGATACTGGTCCATCGTGACCAGATCGAAGCGGCTGAAACTCATCTCCGGGCCGCTCTGGAGCTGAAACCCTTTTTCCCGGAAGGATACAACGACCTGGGAGTGCTGCTGCGCCGGGCGGAACAGTTTGACAAGGCTATTGACGCCTTTTCAGAAGCCCTTGCCATGAAGCCCGACTATGCTGAAGCCCGGTACAACCTGGCCCAGGTACTGTACGACAGCGGCCAGGCCGAAAAAGCCATGGTCCATTATAATTTCCTGGTCCACGACGAGACAACCGGCCCCGACCTGCTGGCCAGCATTCATAATGACCTGGGGGTTATTTATACCCGCCGGCACGAGCTGGAGGTTGCGAAAGATCACCTTTCCCGTGCCCTGTGCCTGGCTCCCGACTCCCCCATGTTTCACAACAACCTCGGCCTGCTGATGATTAAGGCGGGCCGAAAGAGCACAGCACTGGAGTCCTTCTCAAGGGCCGTTGTCCTTGATCCGGATTACGCCGAGGCCCGTTACCAGCTAGCCCTGCTGTCGGCTGAGACAGGTGATACGGCAGCTGCCGTATCCCATTACAATTATATTCTGTCCAACGCGCCGGCGGCAGATAACGTTAATCTTCTGGCCGATGTATACAACGGCATGGGGAACATTTATGCTGAACAAAACCAGACAAAAAAGGCTATTTACTATTTTAAACATGCCCTGGCTCTGAAACCCGATTTTGCTGAAGTCCATAACAACATGGCCCTGACCCTGCTTTCTCTGAACAGACGGCAGAAAGCCATTGATCATTTTACCCGGGCACTTGCCATTCAGCCCGGTTTTACGGAGGCGGCCAACAGCCTGGTGCTGACCTACAGTGCTGCCGGAGCGTATGACAAAGCCCTGACCGTGCTGAAGAACCTGCTGGCCGCGGCGCCGGACAGCGCCGCCAGCATCAGCTACAACATTGCCTGCATCCACTCCATCCGCGGAGACCTGGAAAATGCGGCCACATGGCTGAACAGGGCCATTGACAGGGGGCTCCGTCTGCAACGCCTGCTGGAGACCGACCCCGACCTGGAAAACATCAGAAAAAGCCAATACTACCCCGGCCTGCTGGAACGCATGCAAAAATCAACCGAAAAATAA
- a CDS encoding tetratricopeptide repeat protein, producing MLDRLKISRPIQASILLVLVLVAYQPSLHNGFIWDDDLYVTHNTTLRSPEGLKRIWTVRGVTVQYYPMVFTSFWAEYQLFGPEPMVFHATNMMLHGTNTVLVWLVLAALGLPWAWPAAAIFALHPVNVESVAWITERKNVLSGLFALSSLLILIRLYLPGARETEEKDRLQTRKRYTLYAISLLLFVLALLSKSVTAMLPVVFLILAWWKQKKVPVNIIYAMLPFFAAGLAAGINTSWIEKTLVGASGPEWDITAVERVLIAGRALWFYAYKLVWPAELIFIYPRWEINASAWWQYLFPLAVLLLLTFLFSARNRISKGPVAGVALFTVILFPALGSIDYYPMQFSFVADHFQYFATPVLIAMIVAGAHRLADRRYQFRGKALATGGFLVLIVVLGLRTWNAQEKYRGLQPLWEHTITHNPGCWMAHNNLGTTLAGKGKTQSAVACFQRALAIKPDYFDATNNLIAYYRETEDYDHAIGMLQTLLQLRPDSSATVYYNLACLYSLKGETETAVTYLQKAIDRGFGLLPLLERDRDLENIRHTDYYNRALEQLREKRTAR from the coding sequence ATGCTGGACCGTCTGAAAATTTCCAGGCCCATCCAGGCGTCCATCCTGCTTGTACTGGTGCTGGTTGCCTATCAGCCGTCCCTTCACAATGGGTTTATCTGGGATGACGACCTGTATGTCACCCACAACACCACGTTGCGAAGTCCTGAAGGATTAAAACGGATCTGGACCGTTCGGGGCGTCACGGTCCAGTACTATCCCATGGTGTTTACCAGCTTCTGGGCCGAGTACCAGCTCTTCGGACCTGAACCGATGGTGTTTCACGCCACCAACATGATGCTTCACGGCACCAATACCGTTCTTGTCTGGCTGGTACTGGCGGCCCTGGGCCTGCCATGGGCCTGGCCGGCCGCGGCCATCTTTGCCCTCCATCCGGTGAACGTGGAATCCGTGGCATGGATCACGGAACGGAAAAACGTGCTTTCCGGTCTTTTCGCGCTCTCCTCCCTGCTGATCCTGATCCGTCTCTATCTGCCCGGTGCAAGAGAAACGGAAGAAAAAGACAGGCTCCAAACCCGAAAGCGGTACACTCTGTATGCGATCTCTCTGCTGCTTTTCGTCCTTGCCCTGCTGAGCAAGAGCGTGACCGCCATGCTGCCGGTGGTTTTCCTGATTCTGGCATGGTGGAAACAAAAAAAGGTTCCCGTAAACATCATCTATGCAATGCTCCCGTTTTTTGCCGCCGGGCTCGCGGCCGGCATCAACACCTCATGGATAGAAAAAACCCTTGTGGGCGCATCCGGTCCGGAATGGGACATCACCGCTGTTGAACGGGTGCTGATCGCAGGCCGTGCCCTCTGGTTTTACGCATACAAGCTGGTCTGGCCGGCGGAACTGATTTTTATTTATCCCCGGTGGGAGATCAATGCTTCAGCATGGTGGCAGTACCTGTTTCCCCTGGCCGTGCTGCTTCTGCTGACCTTTCTTTTTTCAGCAAGAAATCGTATCAGCAAAGGGCCTGTTGCCGGCGTGGCCCTGTTTACCGTTATCCTGTTTCCGGCACTGGGGTCTATCGACTACTACCCCATGCAATTCTCCTTTGTGGCCGACCATTTTCAATATTTTGCCACTCCTGTCCTGATCGCCATGATCGTGGCCGGCGCACACCGTCTTGCAGACAGGAGGTATCAGTTCCGGGGAAAAGCCCTCGCAACCGGCGGCTTTCTGGTGCTGATCGTTGTGCTCGGCCTGCGAACCTGGAACGCGCAGGAAAAATACCGAGGGCTGCAGCCGTTATGGGAACATACGATTACCCACAACCCAGGCTGCTGGATGGCCCACAACAACCTGGGGACCACACTCGCCGGCAAGGGAAAAACGCAAAGCGCGGTCGCCTGTTTTCAGAGGGCCCTTGCGATCAAGCCGGACTACTTTGATGCGACCAACAACCTGATCGCCTATTACCGGGAAACAGAAGATTACGACCATGCCATTGGAATGCTGCAAACCCTGCTTCAACTGCGGCCGGACAGCAGCGCCACTGTTTACTACAACCTTGCCTGCCTCTACTCTCTCAAGGGCGAGACGGAAACCGCTGTGACATACCTGCAAAAGGCCATTGACAGGGGGTTCGGCCTGCTCCCTCTGCTGGAACGGGACAGGGACCTTGAGAATATCAGGCATACCGATTATTATAACCGGGCACTGGAGCAACTCCGGGAAAAACGGACCGCCCGATGA